From Lucilia cuprina isolate Lc7/37 chromosome 4, ASM2204524v1, whole genome shotgun sequence:
CACATCTTGAGTTTCTCTGTTCTTATCAAGACATAGTGGCGGGACTCTTTGCACTGATGTTTTGAATAAATACTCGTTTCTAACTCTATCTGATTTTCTCTGTTCTTTATCAAGTAAACGGGACTCTATTCGATACTGATGTATCCAATAGAGTCCCGACCCTATATCACCCGTTTCTGACActtttcctggacgtaattccaaATAATTTTCCTTCCAAGATACTTAGTTCTAATTTCGATGAATGCCTGACAATGGCAAtaaaagtgctccagagtttcactaaACTATCAATTATAGATTCTCCCAACCCATCATATCTgagtttttcttttcgttttacaaTCCAGTACGATCTTAGGTCGTCCATCACCTGATATCGCTCTAATTGCCTTCTGACTGTCGGTCTTAGGCCAGTGGGcaccatatttattctaatattCTAAGAAAGCTTGTGTTAAACGCTTAGGTAAAAGGTGGTATATTTCGGTCTCTAGAATGTCAATATACTGATTACCAGGTCCACTTTGTTGCCCAATTTATAGCCAACGGATTCCTGATGGTTTTGCTCTagtgttccgcttgaccaagacattctatctgggataaGTGTTCCAAAGTTTCCGAAATATTTTGTGTCTGTTAAAAACGTCTGATAACTGTGCATAACCTGTAAGTGCCGCCCCATATCTTAAATaagtttcaatgggtggaatatttAGCAAAGGTTCCAAAGCCTTGGTTGAAGAAGTACACATGGCACAACTTTTACCCAAGCACCATGTAAGCTGAACACCCTATAGTAGTTTGatgttacaatttttatacactTTTTGAAAATCGACTTTTCGGAAATAGAAAGCTTTAGGCAATAATTCAGAAATATATTCGTTTTCTTGTACAAATTTCAAACGTCTCTAAGAAACtctaaaacattatttttaaaatttttttaattataatttacagGTTACACCCGATATGGCCCATTTAGTACATCCATACTGGAATCAATTTCCCGCTATGGATCCAATGTGGGCTAAACTATTGACTGCTTATATGATTGTGATTGGCTTAATTTCATGGTGCGGAAACGGTGTGGTGATTTACATATTCTCCACAACCAAATCTCTACGTACGCCTGCAAATCTTTTAGTTATTAATCTAGCGATATCCGATTTTGGCATCATGATCACCAATACTCCCATGATGGGCATAAATCTCTTCTACGAGACATGGGTATTGGGTCCATTAATGTGTGATGTTTATGCTGGTCTCGGCTCAGCATTCGGTTGCAGCTCGATATTGTCGATGTGTATGATCTCATTGGATCGTTATAATGTCATTGTCAAAGGTATGGCCGGACAGCCGATGACCATTAAATTGGCCATAAtgaaaattgctttaatttgGTTTATGGCTAGTATCTGGACATTGGCGCCAATATTTGGCTGGAGCAGGTAAATgaagaaattataatatatatatttctataatattttatgatCTCCAAACTTTTAAAAGGTATGTGCCAGAGGGTAATTTGACTTCTTGCGGTATTGATTATTTGGAACGTGATTGGAATCCTCGCTCTTATTTGATTTTCTATTCGATATTTGTATATTATCTGCCTTTGTTCTTGATCTGCTATTCCTATTGGTTTATCATTGCGGTAAGTTTATAAACTCTCAAAACTGGCACAGTTTTTAAAGTTCTAAACTTTAACACCCCCGATATAGGCTGTATCAGCTCACGAGAAAGCCATGCGCGAACAAGCCAAGAAAATGAATGTCAAATCTTTGCGTTCATCTGAAGATGCCGACAAGAGTGCCGAGGGCAAATTGGCTAAAGTAGCTTTGGTTACCATTTCCTTGTGGTTCATGGCATGGACTCCCTACACCATTATCAATACATTGGGTCTATTCAAATATGAGGGACTCACCCCCTTGAATACCATCTGGGGAGCTTGCTTTGCCAAATCGGCAGCCTGCTACAATCCCATTGTCTATGGTATCAGGTAATATATTAACTTTATATAGTGTCACTCCCTTAATTAATATACAATATATGACACTCTCTTTTACAGTCATCCCAAATACCGCATTGCCTTGAAAGAGAAATGTCCCTGCTGTGTCTTTGGCAAGGTTGATGATGGCAAATCCAGTGATGCCACCTCTCAGGCCACCAACAATGAATCCGAAACAAAGGCTTAAATACGTATGGCATATGGCCAACAGCACGACCACCACCTCCAGTACCAGTACCACCTCAAGTTTAATTAATAGGAACATATACTAAGTACTGTTTTAAAATTAGCAACTGCAGCAACAGAACGAACGCTTTCGTAGTAAATTTATACTATACTTACTATACCTTATACTATTGTAGATACAACTGTATAGCAAAACTTTCAACTATTTTTTGATTGTTGTATTTCTCAAGTATTAAACcgattatatgtatattatttttagaaaaccataaatattatggtaaaaaaacaacaaaaaaactgtaaCACTTGCAATGTCattaaagacaacaaaaaaaaaacacaaaaaaaaagattgaaacggaattttaaataaagagcATGCAAActtgtaaaaagttaaaaaaagtaaatagttttgaaaaaaaagttttaatttaaaatttttcaaaattaatttcgaaCTGAAAAAACTTGagacatttttaaacattttaaaagaataataaattcaaaattaggttcgaattttcgaacataaattcgaattttcaaaaatgtgttaaaaagtttattaatcaTGCATATTTTCAgaactttaacaaatattaataaaatctctACTTTTAGTGGAAAAATttcatgttcgaaaattttcgaacattgaaaacttaatgaaaaaatgagaattttttcaaaattcttttatttatttaattatgaataaaaaataataatttttaataaattttagaatttcgaaattaagttcgaattttcgaaattatgttcgaattttcgaaattatgctaaaatgtcaaaatttcatgtcCGAAatggaatttaagaaaaataatggaaaattttcaacttttgatggaaaaaatttcatgttcgaaaattttcgaacatagaAAATTGGATGAAAAAaggagaaatttttcaaaattcttttaattttattacttaagaaagcaaaataatcatttttgatgaattttagaattttcgaaattaagttcgaatttttgaaaatgtgttaaaaagtttaaatttcatGTCTACATTACAATTTAAgacaaaaagttgtaaaattttcagttttttgtgaaaaaattcaagttcgaaaattttcgaacataaaaaattttatgatttattgtcagaatataaaaattctttcattcaataatttttcatgattttaagaaattcgaaattaagttcaaattttcgaaattatgttcgaattttcgaaaatgcactaaaaagtttaaattttatgtctACATTACAATTTAAgacaaaaagttgtaaaattttcagtttttggtgaaaaaattcaagtttgaaaattttcgaacataaaaaattttatgatttattgtcagaatataaaaattctttaatttttgcttttaagaACACAATATAatcattttttatgatttttagaaattcgaaattaagttcgaattttcgaaattatgttcgaattttcgaaaatgtgttaaaaagttgaaatttcATTTCTACATTACAATTTAAGACGAAGAGTTgacaatttttaagttttgatgtaaaaatttcatgttcgaaaattttcgaacataaaaaactttatgacTTATTGTcagaattttaaaatctttccaTTTTTGCTACTTAAAAACGCAATATAATGATTTTtagaaattcgaaattaagttcgaattttcgaaattatgttCGAATTTTGGAAAATGTACTAAAAAGCTAAAATTACAAGTCCGCAATAGAATTTAAGacgaataattaaaaatgttcaatttttgGTGTAAAAATTTCATGTTCGAAAATTGTCGAATATTGAAAACTTGATGAAAAATTgagaaagttttcaaaattcttcTAGTTTTATTAcctaagaataaaaaataataatttttcatgatttttagaatttcgaattttcgaaattaactttgaattttcaaaaatcgcataaaaagatacatttttttgcatttatttaaaaatttgacaaatattCGAAGAACTTCAACATTTCGtgtaaaaattccaattttgaAACTTTTCAAAAAGAGTTCGAAAATTTCCCTccccttttaaaaattaaaactacattttgttcataaattagttttctttcAACACTTCTTCACGCTACATtctaattcttttattttagctTTCACTTTATTTAAACTCTCaacttaataattaaattaataatgttcaacttttgtttgttttaaggtttttcttttttagttggAAGGCAGGTATGGTTGGATGGATGATAAGGCAGGACTGGGGTAAGGATTTAAGTTTAaggttttaaaaagttatttttttcacaaaaagaaaaaaatcataaaaaactaataattataataagaaattatacaataataataataaaaaactaaacatattgTTAGCATTAAGAAAAATGATTaacaataattaacaaaaacatgtaaagttatttaaaaaaaaataataaagaaaatgaataTCAATGTCTGTTTGCAAAAGCAAAagttaaaaatgaatttcattttacataaaaaaataaaattttttttaacaaatttcaattttgtttttaacatttattcacTACAAGAATCATATTCACTGTCACAACGTCTATTACTATTGCGTCTTAAAGAGCTGCGTGTGTGTTTATGATTTAAGGCCACtgaattgttattgttgttattgctattgaagttattgttattgttattaaaattatttgcattGCTAGTGCTATTGCAGCTGCTGTAaacaacattgttgttgttgttattaagaTTAGAAGAATTTATTTGTCGTTCCTCTAGATTATTGCTAGAGACTAAATTCTCTGAACGTTTTTGATTGATTAAAGACCACAGACGTACTTCAATGCCCAatctgtaaaaaataaaaaaaatgaaaacgaatttttaaaaaatttttatgccaaaatttgaaaaagttttaatgatGTATTTGAAAATGATACAAACCATGTTAGTAATGAAATGGTGCAGATTAATGGATgttgaaaataatgttaatttttatatatatatttttttaataaatttcacttaaatttgaTTGCTGAAATTGAATAATTTGGTTAATTTACATGTTTACGCACTACATTCACTTTCtaacttaaagaaatttacacTTTTGTTTGAAAGTTTTCGAACATAAGAAAACTTTatgaaatgttaagaaaatttcaaaattctttaatttttttttaaaactttggcaaagtaataatttttaaagatttttaaagatatttttaaagtttttaagaaatacgaaatttaatttgaatttttgaaattaagttcGATTCGTTGAAATTAAGTTCCAGTTTTTGAAATCAAGTTCGAATTGTTGAAATTAAGTTCAAATTGTTGAAGTTaagtttgaatttttgaaaaaaagtaaaaaatatttgaaaatgttttaaaagatataaatctcatgtctatatttaaaaatgaaataaatattgagaaaattttaaacttttttaaatttcaaaattaattttgaaatttcgaatttgaaaacttttaagaaaaataaacgattttatattttctatcacattttttaactatttaaggaaaattttaacttttgaaaaacattttcaaaaattcgaaattaatttcgaaaattcgaacttattttcgaaaattcgaacttattttcgaaattcttaaaaatcgtaaaaaatcaCTCCTTTGCATTCGTAGGTAacaaacttaaagaaattttgaaattttttcaacttttcataaaaaagtctatgttcgaaaattttcgaacatggaATTTTTGCACTAAAAGTAGAAATTTTTGCTATAATCgttgaaattataaaagtatatatgaaATTTAGACCTTTTAactaatttcgaaaattcgaacttaatttcgaatttctaAAAATCCTTGAAAATCATTCCCTTGCATTcctaaataacaaatataaaagaattttgaaattttgttatatttttataaagttttctatgttcgaaaattttcgaacatggaATTTTTGCAGCAAAAGttgaaattttccgaaaattcgTTGAAACTTTTAATGTCTACatgaaatttaaactttttagcttattttcgaaaattcgaatttaatttcgaaaattcgaactttatTTCGAATTCCTAagtaacaaatataaaagttttttgaaattttgtcatgttttcataaagttttctatgttcgaaaattttcgaacacgGAATTTTTTCACCAAAAGTTGACGTTTTgcgaaaatttgttaaaacttttaatgtctacataaaatttaaactttttagcctattttcgaaaattcgaatttaatttcaaaaattcgaaattaatttcgaatttctAAAAGTTCTGAAAAATAACTCCCTTGCattcaaaagaattttgaaattctgtCAGGTTTTCATGAAGTTTtctatgttcgaaaattttcgaacatgaaatttttgcaccaaaatttgacattttccgaaaattcattaaaattttaaaaaaatacatgaaatttaaaaaaggtaaaattttgGAATTACTGAATTTCTATCCTAATAGAGAAAGAATGTTGATAGTATTGGAAGGGAATTCTACGAGGTCCGGCGCCTAAATAGCCAATCCACTCCCCTGACAAAACCTAGAATGTCACCTATACTACACCTAGCTACATCTCCTAAATCATCATGGAATGTTTTTCCTAGCCATTTCCTCCTCAGACTCTGTGCACCAGGACAATGACACAAAATATATTCTACTGTCTCTAGCTCCTCCTCGTCCTCACACAACCTAAAAAACTTCTGCGAGTTTAAGACCCAATTACCCAAAAAGGCTCCTATTGCGCAGTGACCGGTTATCACTCCTACAAGAATTCTAATACTCCTCCTGTCCAATCCTAATAGAGTTCTGGTTGCCTTAGAATTCAACCTCGGTCATAAGGCTTTGGTTACTCTGCATTCCATCCTACTAGGCCAGGATTGGTTGGAGGAGTTCCTGAATTTGTCGGAGATTAACCTATAGTAGTAGCAGATAGGAGGTTTCACCGACCTAACTCCACTATTATTGTCCAGATCTGACCCTTGTCTGGCCAGTTCATCTGAGATCTCATTGCCCAACACAGCCTGATTGTATACATCCCAGATAGCTTACTAATCTGGAATATACTACATGACATTTCAGGGCCTTAAGCGCTGCCTGACTATCAATATAAACTGTCACGTTCGACCCCCttttaatgtatgtttttattagTTCCATAGCCTTCTAGATCGCTAAGATCTCTGCTTGGAAAACACTACATTAATCCAGAAGTCTATATGACACATTTATGTTGTAGTCTCCTAAATAAACTCCTGCATCTGTGCCGGATTCCACTTTGGTACCATCAGTGAAGATTGCACACCCTTTAAACAAAACTTCAGATCCCATCCATGTGTCCCTACTTGGAAACTCTATTTGTGGTGTTATACCGAAGTCTAGTGTTGTCACTAAATGAACAGAGATACATTCCGTAGTCCTTTCATTGCCTGTTAGACAAACCTCGTACAAGATCTTAATTTGACCCACTCTCTGAGGTATTACTAAAGATGACTCATAGAGTCTCCAAAGTagtgaaaacaaacaaatgttgAACTATTAAGTTTCTATTACATTCGAAAAGTTTCTAAGACATTTTCCCCCAACCCCACCACCacaatggaaaaaattaaacaaaaactttaaaattcttatcacTTACCTTAAATCTAATCTCATTAAATCCAGTTTCtccatattataaataaaatcttcaTAGGAAAAACCTTCATTCAAAATAGTAGCCTTGGATACCTCATCGATATCATGCTGTGTCAACCATTCTTCCAATTGTTCGTCCACCTCCTCTAAACCACCATTATAAGTACTAACATTACTAACGGAACGGCGAGCAAATTGACGTTTCAATTGGCGATTGGGTTTTTTATTGGACGCAGTATATTTAGTACGTCGGGTACGTTTACGGCCCATATAGAAATGAGCCAATTCTTTGCTGATATTCTGTAAAGCCTTAAGACTTTGTTTTTGATGTTCTAAATGTTGATGATGAAATTTACGATTCGATTCTTTAATGTCTCTGAGTAGACGAACACATTCGTTAGAGGAAAAACTATTACTATCATCTTCCATGGCGGGTGTAGCATTACTGCTGGCTATATGATTAGGATCAAAGGCGGCAATTTTCTCTTGACTATCGGTAGAAGTATGCTGTTGATTGTGTACACTTTCATCATCTATTAGCGAAAGTTCTTTACCCAATAGATTGGCACCCAATTCTGGTGataaaatcataacacaagcctGCACTGCTTGTTTTACTAAATTATCTAAAGCAAACATCCAATGCGGTTTAATAGAGTGTAATCTTAACACCGATATAACAGCATCTTGAAATGAATACAAAGCCAAATGCAAATGATCTAAAGCGGCAGCATCATAGCTTAACTCTTCCTTTAGACTATTTATACAAGCCTCTAAATGTTTTTCCTTTTCATTCATGATATATTCACGTATACCATGTAAAAGTTTTTGCAATTCATTTTTCGTTATGGCCACTATATTACTATGTTCATCGTGTAACTTTTCCAGCCAGAGATCACATATTTTCGACTCATCCGTCGTTAGAACTTTTGAGAGTGTTGTACGACGTTGAGATTCTTTTTTCAAATGATAGAAATCATTTGTTTCACTGGTCTCAGAACTAGCTCCGGTACGCAATGATGGTGTTGATACCTCAATTTCCGGTGATAGTAATGTACCCGATGAATTGCGTCTTTCCATGCTAAATGATGGTTGATGGCTGGGTAGATTTTCAATGTCCACAGATGTACTGTGAAAACCTCTGgaaaagagaagaaaataaaaagaagttgAGCAAGTTTGTATATGTTTTCTGTAACGATAACTTTGTATAACTTTTCTTTCAAcagaaactttttatattttgatatttctataggaaaacttgtcACAATGTTAACATCTTCTCTTTAAGAAAACTGTTCATATTGTAAAGCTATTTCCCATAACTTGTAATAAACTTTCTACTCACTCTATTTCAGGAGTTGTGGGCGTATTACCAGATCTAGGACGATTAACTAAACGATCTGCTGGCACTGATATACTGCGATTAAAATCAGCATTTGTACTAGCACCCAATCTAAGTTTACGATGTTtactaaagtaaaataaaagaaaacaaattaagttCCAAAATCTTTTATCAACTCAAGACCAACTACTACTACTTACTCTGTTAAAAATGGATCTTCTAGCAATTGAGCTGCTGTAGGTCTTTCCGATTCTTGTATGGTAAAACATCTTAATATGAAATTCTTAGCAGCCGGTGATAATTCATCTGGAATAGTGGGATGTTTCTTATAATAACCCACTTTAAACATGGCTGCTTGAGCTGAACCCAATTCTATAAAAGGCCTTTTGCCAGTAGCCATTTCCACATTAGTACAACCAAAAGACCAAATATCAGCAGCAGGACCATAGCCACGAAAACCCAAATCTATAACCTCGGGTGCCATATACTGTAAGGTGCCAGTAAAGGTGGAAACCATAGGATTAATACCAGCCAAACGTTTGGAAGTACCAAAATCAGATATTTTCACTACACCACTATAGGTATTGACCAGCACATTGTCGCCTTTAATGTCACGATGAACAATTTTCTGTTCATGCAGATATTTAAGACCTTCAAGAATTTGTTTAGAATAAAATGCCATAGTAGATTCGTTGTCTTTTAAAGGACCCCATTTCTTTTCCAACAAATCAGAAAGAGAACCACCAGGCACTTGTTCcataaagattttaaagaaacCATCCTCAGATAAAGAGCCAATATACTAGAAAGTTTTGAAATAGAAatcataaattaacaaaatttaaaaatgattttagaaATTCAAATCTTACCCTAACAATATTACGATGTCTTAGTTGAGAATGCAATTTGATTTCCTCATGCAAAGGTTGAACATCTTGTGAGTTCTTTTCCGGTACCTCTTTAATAGCTATCCTAACTTGAGTATGTTTATCACGAGCAGCATAAACAGTACCATAAGTGCCTTTACCCAAAACAATTTTACGATTTTGATCATCATAATCATACTCATACtagaaaaaacaaaaggaatttttctttgaaattattttcaaaattttcttttcgaaCTACCAACCTCTATTTGTGGTGGCTCTTCTTCGTTGAGATTAACAAAAACATCCTGATCCGAAGCCATTTCCAATATCAATTCATAGAATCTTTGACGACATTCGGTGGagggaaaataaatttgaaaatcatCTGAATTGTGATGTACATATAGATAAGCACAACGATCATCACGTTTATACAAACTAACCGATTTGATTTGTGAGGCAGTGAAGACAAAATCATGTACTTTTTTGCATTCATTTTTGGCATGAGCCAAACAAGTGTTAATAATTTGTATGGATTTCTCTTCAGCATCCATATTGATATTAACATAACTGGGCATATAGATTTTTTGTGGTTCCACAATCTGCAAAAAAAGgaatagttagttaattaaaaaataaacactttttcatctcattatacccttcaccttcttgagaagggtatatatagaagattgtcattccgtttgtaatgtctataatataattttcggaTCCTATATTCTGTatatttagccatgtccgtttgtctgtgtgcatgactgtcgagagttttaacgtgagcatctGCCTTGATGGctttatctcacggtggtctttttcatccactgggtagacttgagaacggtctaccatcgcccctttgttcttcaatgaagaactcatgtggcaatttttgtacattggcctTGACCGGTCCATGCTGGAGTACTCGGGCTATCTAaactctgaccattggatggcctctgttgatttggcaacagcacctagagacgtaactggtggaccgaagtacgatccatcaataagccgaagacattgttcttactcacagggacacacatagccatctcagtagtgtggtttcgtgggcttaaagaggttaaggaatgcactggaatgcgTCATTAGATGATGCagattgcatttttaataatgcaattctttcatgacatcattaaGGGTGTTCACTTCATtgtcggaagattgatttcatctgatgttgggactcgtcacccccttctattgactttagaccagtgattgctttttccttgtcgggatACGCGGATTAATGCCAAAtgcggcctgtcattccgcaacggggctgctatggcaagagattagatagctcgagtacttttTGTACcggacatccatgtacaaaaattgctacctgagttctgAGAATTCAGGGGTGAATGGTggaccgtctctagtctacccGGTGGATGCGTGTCTGTgtatatgttgaaatcagttttcagaagaccccaaaTATCTGCAAGATCCAaactttcaataattctattggaaaaaCGATCGAacagaacgctatttaaaatcagtccaatcggtccataaataatgaagatatgagtaaaaatccgagatcACCTCTGAAAAtatcatcaaaaattgagattttttttattcatgcacAAAcagaaatagcaaaaaaaaaaaaaacaaaaattaaatacataatcatatacggtaaattttgttattgtactcttgtttataaaaacaaggcagaacgagagcagcagagcaagagtagcagagcgagagcagcactagtgtgttgttattggctacaattatgtatgtggagcctggcttaagtcaGAAGCCattaaagggaactttttggtactttttcgtttttcaaaaggtactttttgaattttcgatatTATtgaatagggttctataaatcgactttcgaataatcgaacaatcgactttttgtcgaaaaaagtccaagtcgactattttgttccaaaaaatcgataactcgactatcgtctgtgaaaaaagtcgaaaagtctgaaattcgaaaaaagtcgataagtcgaaaaaggtcgataagtcggaaaaagtcgaaaatagttaaaaagtcgaaaaagtcggaaaaagtcgaaatgtcgaaaactcgaatattgtagaaacaagtcaaaaatagtcgaaaattttaaaaaagtgtaaaaaaaagttaaaaactctaaaatagtcggaaaaactcgaaaaaagtcaaaaaatagtcggaaaaaagtcgaaaatagtcaaaaagtcgaaaaaatcgaaaagtcgaaaaaaatcgaaaaaaaatcgaaaaaaaatcgaaaagtcgactatttataaaatacttatagtcgaaaagtctaaaaattgacttttcataaaatacaaaaacacgaaatgaaaaaagtcgaaaagtcgatttttcgtttcaactattgaacctaaaaacatgaaattaagtatgtagagcctgtaTTAAGTGGGAACCTataactttttgatactttttcgttcttcataaggtactttttgaattttctataatattgaacctagaaacatgaaattaaggatgtagagtctggattaagcgaaaacccataaaaggagactttttggtaacTAAccgtttataataaaattcgtacggg
This genomic window contains:
- the LOC111682652 gene encoding opsin Rh1, encoding MERYSTPIIGPSFAALSNGSVTDKVTPDMAHLVHPYWNQFPAMDPMWAKLLTAYMIVIGLISWCGNGVVIYIFSTTKSLRTPANLLVINLAISDFGIMITNTPMMGINLFYETWVLGPLMCDVYAGLGSAFGCSSILSMCMISLDRYNVIVKGMAGQPMTIKLAIMKIALIWFMASIWTLAPIFGWSRYVPEGNLTSCGIDYLERDWNPRSYLIFYSIFVYYLPLFLICYSYWFIIAAVSAHEKAMREQAKKMNVKSLRSSEDADKSAEGKLAKVALVTISLWFMAWTPYTIINTLGLFKYEGLTPLNTIWGACFAKSAACYNPIVYGISHPKYRIALKEKCPCCVFGKVDDGKSSDATSQATNNESETKA